A stretch of Clostridium sp. BJN0001 DNA encodes these proteins:
- a CDS encoding histidinol phosphatase codes for MNKNKINNDNVLTINDLKFFYGIPRCTSTSEHYNISTEQIFYYARNNGLNFIFLSDNNNLLLKRVSMQNKIMTKFEKMKYTALSYRRKHNHFIPLIGFQTSTSFLGNISIINSNTFFTGIAANIELFLLWCSYNNKSLIIISNNENNITNFNYNKYLNKIVQCIEVSGSNKKNCSICEKNYYHMLDMGWELSAVSGGYKNILNSSNLHSTTCVLSQDFAKDSILNSFKLHRTYSTESLSLKFYFTINNHFMGGTIPKTDEKLFFSIYAEDKNIKINSIFIISQNGIIIKRVENLNLNKVKYLYSHKPRMIEHWYIIKIVQENNKTAYSSPIFR; via the coding sequence TTGAATAAGAATAAAATTAATAACGATAATGTTCTGACAATAAATGATTTAAAATTTTTTTATGGAATACCAAGATGTACAAGTACATCTGAACATTACAACATTTCAACTGAACAAATTTTTTATTATGCTAGAAATAATGGACTCAATTTCATATTTTTAAGTGATAATAATAATCTTTTATTAAAAAGAGTATCTATGCAAAATAAGATTATGACAAAATTTGAAAAAATGAAATATACTGCTTTATCATATAGAAGAAAACATAATCATTTTATTCCTCTTATAGGTTTTCAAACATCAACTTCATTTTTAGGAAACATAAGTATAATAAATTCTAATACTTTCTTTACAGGTATAGCAGCGAACATTGAGCTATTTTTATTATGGTGTTCATATAACAATAAATCACTTATTATAATTTCCAATAATGAAAACAATATAACAAATTTTAACTATAATAAGTATTTGAATAAAATAGTACAATGTATAGAAGTGTCAGGTTCAAATAAAAAGAATTGTTCAATATGTGAAAAAAACTATTATCATATGCTTGATATGGGATGGGAATTAAGTGCTGTAAGCGGAGGATATAAAAATATATTAAATAGTTCTAATCTTCATAGTACTACATGTGTTTTATCGCAAGATTTTGCAAAAGATTCTATATTAAATTCATTTAAACTTCATAGAACCTATTCAACAGAATCTTTAAGTTTAAAATTTTACTTTACTATAAATAATCATTTTATGGGAGGCACTATACCTAAAACAGATGAAAAATTATTTTTTTCCATTTATGCAGAAGATAAAAATATAAAAATAAATAGCATATTTATAATTTCACAAAATGGAATAATAATAAAACGAGTTGAAAATTTAAATCTTAATAAAGTGAAATATCTATATTCACATAAACCACGTATGATTGAGCACTGGTATATAATAAAAATTGTTCAAGAAAATAATAAAACAGCTTATAGTTCACCAATTTTTAGATAA
- a CDS encoding Lrp/AsnC ligand binding domain-containing protein, translated as MPININSHLDDLDIQILKLLINECRIPYLEIARICHVSGGTVHVRMKKMEDLGIIKGSRINLDLPKLGYDVCCFVGIYVDKIAHLNSVLEGINSIEEVVELHLTTGDYTMFAKIVCSNIKDLQNILLEKLNKIDGIQRTDTFLSLSQPIDRDISI; from the coding sequence ATGCCTATAAACATTAATTCTCATTTAGATGATTTAGACATTCAAATTCTTAAACTTCTTATTAATGAATGTAGAATTCCATATCTTGAAATAGCTAGGATATGTCATGTAAGCGGAGGAACAGTTCATGTAAGAATGAAAAAGATGGAGGATTTAGGTATAATCAAAGGTTCAAGAATAAATCTTGATCTTCCAAAATTAGGCTATGATGTATGCTGCTTTGTAGGTATATATGTCGATAAAATAGCTCATCTTAACTCTGTTCTTGAAGGAATTAATAGTATAGAAGAAGTTGTAGAATTACATCTTACAACTGGAGATTATACTATGTTTGCTAAAATCGTATGTTCAAATATAAAAGATTTACAGAATATTCTTCTTGAAAAGTTAAATAAAATTGATGGTATTCAAAGAACTGATACATTTTTATCTCTTTCTCAACCTATAGACAGAGATATATCAATTTAA
- a CDS encoding putative ABC transporter permease, producing MLNNLICYNIIFYFMIYSFLGWCTEVLYYFKIEHKFVNRGFLYGPFCPIYGCGIILVITLLDEYKNNLFILFISAFFLTSILEYITGYILEKLFKSKWWDYTDDPFNINGRVCLLYSILWAISCVFIIKVLHPLNILISNNISLNIKLFVSYVFSIYFFTDSIFTVLSLIKFKSLLTKLQLQLVSVRESEIFTRGNVILNAKEKALKTVQSLSKMKFNLNHIRLIKAFPNVSSKKFGYILNSIKDYIKKEK from the coding sequence ATGCTTAATAATTTAATTTGCTATAATATAATATTCTATTTTATGATTTATTCATTTTTAGGATGGTGTACAGAGGTTTTATATTATTTTAAAATAGAACATAAATTTGTAAATCGTGGATTTTTATACGGACCATTTTGTCCAATATATGGATGTGGAATTATACTTGTTATAACGCTTCTTGATGAATATAAGAATAATTTATTTATTCTTTTTATATCTGCATTTTTCTTAACTAGTATACTTGAATATATAACTGGATATATATTAGAAAAATTATTCAAATCAAAATGGTGGGACTATACTGATGATCCTTTTAATATAAATGGAAGAGTATGTCTATTATATTCTATATTATGGGCTATATCATGTGTTTTTATTATAAAAGTTCTGCACCCTTTGAATATATTAATTTCAAATAATATCTCATTAAACATAAAACTATTTGTTTCATACGTATTCTCAATTTACTTTTTTACAGATTCAATTTTTACTGTTCTTTCTTTAATAAAATTTAAATCTTTATTAACTAAACTTCAGTTGCAGCTTGTAAGTGTTCGTGAATCAGAAATTTTTACAAGAGGAAATGTTATTTTAAATGCAAAGGAAAAAGCTTTAAAAACAGTGCAATCTTTATCAAAAATGAAATTCAATTTAAATCATATACGTCTTATAAAAGCTTTTCCAAATGTATCTTCCAAAAAATTTGGATATATACTAAATTCAATAAAAGACTATATAAAAAAAGAAAAGTAA
- a CDS encoding phosphoenolpyruvate carboxykinase → MKKEFSISNDKVMLNFTAKYCDTFESLLESEGFRRVLEIYLRKSKKKNTTLFKFIKNAFDTESLIDIRIKLIKVIKCLTVMGADELVKHNEDYSKLLQDKDSFISFIEGFYLFWRKLERYTLIHRYKEQQGIAAVSFTDANSNFSKLILRLYRKVEKNVVGYEPKVYRQIPAGGNACIMINQIGWAIPEGYESLESIPFIDHILLETPFITYPKRNTRKGIFTEVDYNPLQYADINKEHWFCYPAKIGGKLIFIYFHRDFMEHGVTLCNLFEMARSQETRGRKPDMIFVFGAKDDGEELKTVFYDDKKNDVMLGYINHSEEIDYFGYVKKMVLTLYNLLMIKQGYLPIHGSMVNVVLKTGAEANVVIMGDSGAGKSESLEAFRSLSEEYISDMTIIFDDMGTFKLEDGVINAYGTEIGAFVRLDDLDQGYAFKEMDRSIFMNPDKVNARLVVPAASYKEINKPHKVDFLFYANNYESVEKDGKYLNYFDKVEEAMPVFVEGARMAKGTTSEKGLSKTFFANPFGPVQKQKETGATIKKYFDTMYNSGQVKVGQIRTCLGVKGQEKDGPRNAALELFEEIKKFRKDK, encoded by the coding sequence ATGAAAAAAGAATTTTCAATTAGTAACGATAAAGTTATGTTAAATTTTACTGCAAAGTATTGTGATACTTTCGAATCGTTACTTGAAAGTGAAGGATTTAGAAGAGTATTAGAAATTTATCTAAGAAAATCTAAAAAAAAGAATACAACATTATTTAAATTTATAAAGAACGCATTTGATACAGAGAGTCTTATAGATATAAGAATTAAACTTATTAAAGTAATAAAGTGTCTTACAGTTATGGGTGCAGATGAACTTGTAAAACATAATGAAGATTATTCAAAGTTATTACAGGATAAAGATTCGTTTATTTCTTTTATTGAGGGATTCTATTTATTTTGGAGAAAACTTGAAAGATATACTTTAATTCATAGATATAAAGAACAGCAAGGAATTGCAGCAGTAAGTTTTACAGATGCCAACAGTAATTTTTCAAAACTTATATTAAGATTATATAGAAAAGTTGAAAAGAATGTTGTTGGATATGAGCCAAAGGTTTATAGACAGATTCCTGCAGGTGGAAATGCATGTATAATGATTAATCAGATAGGATGGGCAATACCAGAAGGATATGAATCACTTGAAAGTATTCCTTTTATAGATCACATACTTCTTGAAACACCATTTATTACTTATCCAAAGAGAAATACAAGAAAAGGAATTTTTACAGAAGTTGACTATAATCCACTTCAGTATGCAGATATAAATAAGGAACATTGGTTCTGTTATCCTGCTAAAATAGGCGGAAAACTTATTTTTATCTATTTCCATAGAGATTTTATGGAACATGGCGTGACTTTATGTAATCTTTTTGAGATGGCAAGAAGCCAGGAGACAAGAGGAAGAAAACCAGATATGATTTTTGTATTCGGTGCAAAAGATGATGGTGAAGAATTAAAGACTGTATTTTATGATGATAAAAAGAATGATGTAATGCTCGGATATATTAATCATTCAGAAGAAATAGATTATTTTGGATATGTAAAAAAGATGGTATTAACTCTTTATAATTTATTAATGATTAAGCAAGGATACCTTCCAATACATGGTTCAATGGTAAATGTAGTATTAAAGACTGGTGCTGAAGCAAATGTTGTCATTATGGGTGACAGTGGAGCAGGTAAATCTGAAAGTCTTGAAGCATTTAGAAGTCTTAGTGAAGAGTATATTTCAGATATGACAATTATATTTGATGATATGGGTACATTTAAACTTGAAGATGGAGTAATTAATGCATATGGAACTGAAATTGGAGCATTTGTAAGACTTGATGATTTAGATCAAGGCTATGCATTTAAAGAAATGGATAGAAGTATTTTTATGAATCCTGATAAGGTAAATGCAAGACTTGTTGTTCCAGCAGCTTCATATAAAGAAATAAATAAGCCTCATAAAGTGGACTTTTTATTCTATGCAAATAACTATGAATCTGTAGAAAAAGATGGAAAATACTTAAATTATTTTGATAAAGTTGAAGAAGCTATGCCTGTATTTGTAGAGGGAGCACGAATGGCTAAAGGAACTACTTCAGAAAAAGGATTAAGTAAAACATTCTTTGCAAATCCATTTGGCCCTGTACAGAAGCAGAAAGAAACTGGAGCTACTATTAAAAAGTATTTCGATACAATGTATAATTCAGGTCAAGTTAAAGTAGGACAGATAAGGACATGCCTTGGCGTTAAAGGACAAGAAAAAGATGGACCTAGAAATGCGGCACTTGAATTATTTGAAGAGATAAAGAAATTTAGAAAAGATAAATAA
- a CDS encoding ComEC/Rec2 family competence protein — protein sequence MKLKKFILIFLGIILTINIFSCNKFNTNFPYMKIHFINVGQGDAILIQVNNKNLLIDSGPSESKDMILNYLDSQNIKKLDFVVATHPHEDHIGNMSSIINSYPIDYFCAPKVTSDAKYFERMIYSLKKKNLKINVLNINEKCPIDLGKNTEVKVLSPTNRKYDNINNYSCVLKIKFLNNTFLFMGDAEKEAEDEILSNFNDIHADVIKIGHHGSETSTSNEFLQRVSPKISIISCGYNNNFGHPHKKTLDKLKNITKIYRTDMDDNIVLISNGHKILKLKAP from the coding sequence TTGAAATTAAAGAAATTTATACTTATTTTTTTAGGAATCATACTTACTATTAATATATTTTCATGTAATAAATTTAATACTAATTTCCCATATATGAAAATACATTTTATAAACGTAGGTCAAGGTGATGCAATTTTAATACAGGTAAATAACAAAAATTTATTAATAGATTCAGGACCCTCGGAATCGAAAGATATGATTTTAAATTATCTTGATTCTCAAAATATCAAGAAATTAGATTTTGTAGTTGCAACTCATCCACATGAAGATCATATAGGAAATATGTCTTCAATTATAAATTCTTATCCTATAGACTATTTTTGTGCTCCTAAAGTTACATCTGATGCTAAATATTTTGAAAGAATGATTTATTCTCTTAAAAAGAAAAATCTAAAAATTAATGTTTTAAATATAAACGAAAAATGTCCGATAGATTTAGGTAAAAATACTGAAGTTAAAGTACTCTCCCCTACAAATAGAAAATATGATAATATAAATAATTACTCCTGTGTATTAAAAATAAAATTTTTAAATAATACATTTCTTTTTATGGGTGATGCAGAAAAAGAAGCAGAAGATGAAATATTAAGTAATTTTAATGATATACATGCAGATGTTATTAAGATTGGTCACCATGGTTCTGAAACTTCAACCTCTAATGAGTTTTTACAAAGAGTTTCACCTAAAATATCTATTATTTCATGTGGATACAATAACAATTTTGGTCATCCACATAAAAAAACTCTTGATAAATTAAAAAATATAACCAAAATATATAGAACTGATATGGATGATAATATTGTATTAATTTCTAACGGACATAAAATACTAAAACTAAAGGCACCCTAA
- a CDS encoding class I SAM-dependent methyltransferase, with amino-acid sequence MDSKDIAPWELLQKKMTWKQLKHIHNKKVLDFGSGNGMTANHFAIDNEVIAIEPDENTIQDRFRENNYIQIKGDIKELENFENESFDVILCHNVFEYANEREEIIKEFSRILKKNGYLSVLKHNRVGRVMQMVVLLNNFEHANELLEGKNGHAQKFGMINYYEDKELLEWSDKFELERILGMRTFWDLQQNQEIQKDEAWQEQMLEMELKVSELEEYKAIAFFHHVILRKK; translated from the coding sequence ATGGATTCTAAAGATATTGCCCCTTGGGAGTTGCTACAGAAGAAAATGACATGGAAACAATTAAAACACATACATAATAAAAAAGTCTTGGATTTTGGAAGTGGAAATGGAATGACAGCCAACCATTTTGCAATAGACAATGAGGTTATAGCAATTGAGCCAGATGAAAATACGATTCAAGATAGATTTAGAGAAAATAACTATATACAAATAAAAGGAGACATAAAGGAACTTGAAAATTTTGAAAATGAATCGTTTGATGTGATATTGTGTCACAATGTTTTTGAATATGCAAATGAAAGAGAAGAAATCATAAAGGAATTTTCAAGGATATTAAAGAAGAACGGTTATCTTTCTGTTTTAAAACATAATAGGGTTGGAAGAGTTATGCAGATGGTAGTATTACTGAATAATTTTGAACATGCCAATGAATTATTGGAAGGTAAAAATGGACATGCACAAAAGTTTGGCATGATTAATTACTATGAGGATAAAGAACTATTAGAATGGTCAGATAAATTTGAATTAGAAAGAATCTTAGGTATGAGAACATTTTGGGATTTACAGCAAAATCAGGAGATTCAAAAAGATGAGGCATGGCAGGAACAGATGTTAGAAATGGAATTGAAGGTAAGTGAATTAGAAGAGTATAAAGCCATTGCTTTCTTTCATCATGTTATTTTACGAAAAAAATAA
- a CDS encoding NADH peroxidase has translation MKKFVCTVCGYIYEGEKAPEKCPVCGAGADKFTEQKEDELFWAAEHVVGVAKGVKEDIYKDLQANFDGECHEVGMYLAMSRVAFREGYPEVGLYYEKAAHEEAEHASKFAELLGEVITDSTKKNLEMRVIAENGATAGKFDLAKRAKAADLDAIHDTVHEMAKDEARHGKAFKGLLDRYFK, from the coding sequence ATGAAAAAATTTGTTTGTACAGTTTGTGGTTATATATATGAAGGAGAAAAGGCTCCAGAAAAATGTCCAGTATGTGGAGCAGGAGCTGATAAATTTACAGAACAGAAAGAAGACGAACTTTTCTGGGCTGCTGAACATGTTGTAGGAGTTGCTAAAGGAGTTAAAGAAGATATATATAAAGATCTTCAAGCTAACTTTGATGGAGAATGTCATGAAGTTGGAATGTACTTAGCAATGTCAAGAGTTGCATTTAGAGAAGGATATCCTGAAGTTGGTTTATACTATGAAAAAGCAGCACATGAAGAAGCAGAACATGCATCTAAGTTTGCTGAATTATTAGGAGAAGTCATCACTGATTCAACTAAGAAGAACTTAGAGATGAGAGTTATTGCTGAAAATGGTGCAACAGCAGGTAAGTTCGATTTAGCAAAGAGAGCTAAAGCAGCTGATTTAGATGCTATCCATGATACAGTTCATGAAATGGCTAAAGATGAAGCTAGACACGGAAAAGCATTCAAGGGATTACTTGACAGATACTTTAAATAA
- a CDS encoding DUF5685 family protein, with protein MFGYVTPLIPELKVKDYERFKCYYCGLCIHLKENFGNIPRLALNYDMTFLGILLDALSSDDVSVKKHVCILHPFSKKVVINNNKALLYAASMNVALFYYKLTDDYIDDKDILSKIKSMILSPYERKFSKEIDIINSEIKSNLLSLQKLEKNKNFNSLDEISDPFSKIVGIILKYYPYKLKDDSKELRNTLYNLGYCLGKFIYIVDALDDLEDDIKRSKFNPIQFLYNKDNIPYKTFIKQIKDKIDFIIYNCGYTINENLINLKLYKNKDILYNIIELGLMDKYKKITNHKTNEHKRSDSNESL; from the coding sequence TTGTTTGGATATGTTACTCCACTTATACCAGAGCTTAAAGTTAAAGATTATGAACGTTTTAAATGTTATTATTGTGGGCTCTGTATTCATCTAAAAGAAAACTTTGGTAATATTCCAAGGTTAGCATTAAATTATGACATGACTTTTTTAGGAATACTTTTAGATGCGTTAAGTTCTGATGATGTTTCAGTAAAGAAACATGTATGTATTCTTCACCCTTTTTCAAAAAAAGTTGTTATTAATAATAATAAAGCATTATTATATGCTGCATCTATGAATGTTGCTTTGTTTTATTACAAACTAACTGATGATTATATAGATGATAAAGATATATTAAGTAAAATCAAATCAATGATATTATCGCCTTACGAGAGAAAATTTTCTAAAGAGATTGATATTATAAATTCTGAAATAAAAAGTAATCTATTATCGCTTCAAAAACTTGAAAAAAATAAGAATTTTAATTCTTTAGATGAAATTTCTGATCCTTTTAGTAAAATTGTTGGAATAATACTTAAATATTATCCCTATAAATTAAAAGACGATTCTAAAGAACTAAGAAATACCTTATATAATCTTGGATATTGTCTTGGAAAGTTTATATATATAGTAGATGCTCTTGATGATCTAGAAGATGATATAAAACGCTCAAAATTTAATCCAATTCAATTTCTATATAATAAGGATAATATTCCTTATAAGACTTTTATAAAGCAAATTAAAGATAAAATTGATTTTATAATTTATAATTGTGGATATACAATTAATGAAAATTTAATAAATTTAAAATTGTATAAGAATAAGGATATACTTTATAATATAATTGAGCTTGGTTTAATGGATAAATATAAAAAAATAACTAACCATAAAACTAATGAACATAAAAGGAGTGATTCTAATGAATCCTTATGA
- a CDS encoding DnaJ domain-containing protein codes for MNPYEILGVKENSTQDEIKKAYRKLIKQYHPDKYVDNPLKDLAEQKMREINEAYDMLTKNKGQSYNNNNTSSSYSNSSYSGSSYGNNETASFASVRNYIQMRNLDAALNELNSISYKSAEWHFLYGVIMANKGWYDSAFDHLNTAVGMDPNNYEYRQTLNSLNRRSNAYQNPYRTVNTNRQDACDCCINLWCLDSICECMGGDLVPCM; via the coding sequence ATGAATCCTTATGAAATACTAGGGGTAAAAGAAAATTCAACTCAGGATGAAATAAAAAAAGCTTATAGAAAATTAATAAAACAATATCATCCTGATAAATACGTCGATAATCCTCTTAAGGATTTGGCTGAGCAAAAAATGAGAGAAATTAATGAAGCTTATGATATGCTTACTAAAAACAAAGGACAAAGTTATAATAATAACAATACGTCTTCATCATATTCAAATTCTTCATATTCAGGCTCTTCTTACGGAAATAACGAAACTGCATCTTTTGCATCTGTAAGAAATTATATTCAAATGAGAAATCTTGATGCTGCTTTAAATGAACTTAACTCTATTTCTTATAAATCAGCAGAATGGCATTTTTTATATGGTGTAATAATGGCAAATAAAGGATGGTACGACTCTGCATTTGACCATTTAAATACAGCAGTAGGAATGGATCCAAACAATTATGAATATAGGCAAACTCTAAATAGTTTAAACAGACGAAGTAATGCATATCAAAACCCTTATCGTACTGTGAATACAAACAGACAAGATGCATGTGACTGTTGCATAAATTTATGGTGTCTTGATTCTATATGTGAATGTATGGGAGGCGACTTAGTCCCTTGTATGTAA
- a CDS encoding pyruvate kinase, whose translation MYIISTVGPSINNEQTFNSIINKKRTEILRINFSHIVYKDTDNLIKLLKDSQSDIKLLYDLPGFKVRVSKCIEYSFKVYEGEMVEFCSENEYKNMKNRKTFIKIIPLNISEELLKTIKKGYIYIKDKTMKFIIKKNNGGVITALTDTGGIIRAGKGCNIKNLNIIDRTLDSKNIEALNYSIRNRADIICQSFVESKEDINLIRNFINDNKQDEKYSPKIWAKIESRKGIENLDEIVNVSDGVMIARGDLAAEITFEEIPFLEEKIIKKTRMQNKDIVIATHVLDSMKYKKEASIPEIESIYRFIKLGVSGFLLASETSVGKFPLKTIEYLRYLINIYK comes from the coding sequence ATGTATATTATATCTACAGTAGGACCTTCTATTAATAATGAACAAACTTTTAACAGTATTATAAATAAAAAGAGAACAGAAATTTTGCGTATAAATTTTTCTCATATAGTTTATAAAGATACTGACAACTTAATTAAATTATTAAAAGATTCACAAAGTGATATTAAACTTTTGTATGATTTACCTGGATTTAAGGTTCGTGTTTCAAAATGTATCGAATATTCATTTAAAGTATATGAGGGGGAAATGGTTGAATTCTGTTCAGAAAACGAATATAAAAATATGAAAAATAGAAAAACGTTTATTAAAATTATACCGCTTAATATATCTGAAGAATTATTAAAAACAATAAAAAAAGGCTATATATATATAAAAGATAAAACAATGAAATTTATTATTAAAAAGAATAATGGAGGTGTCATTACTGCACTTACTGATACAGGAGGTATAATAAGGGCAGGAAAAGGATGTAATATTAAAAATCTTAATATAATTGACAGAACGTTAGATTCAAAGAATATTGAAGCTCTTAATTATTCAATAAGAAACAGAGCAGATATAATTTGTCAGTCGTTTGTTGAAAGCAAAGAAGATATAAATTTAATAAGAAACTTTATAAATGACAATAAGCAAGACGAGAAATATAGTCCTAAAATATGGGCTAAAATAGAAAGCAGAAAAGGAATTGAAAATTTAGATGAAATAGTAAATGTTTCAGATGGAGTAATGATAGCAAGAGGGGATCTTGCTGCTGAAATAACATTTGAAGAAATTCCTTTCTTAGAAGAAAAAATAATAAAAAAGACAAGAATGCAAAATAAAGATATAGTAATAGCAACACATGTTTTAGATAGTATGAAATACAAAAAAGAAGCATCTATTCCTGAAATTGAAAGTATATATAGATTTATAAAGCTTGGAGTATCAGGATTTCTTCTTGCATCTGAAACTTCTGTTGGAAAATTTCCATTAAAGACTATAGAGTATCTTAGATACTTAATAAATATATATAAATAA
- a CDS encoding DUF4883 family protein encodes MKKLIIFICSFFIFILFSSCAIPNIYTINTKPSPNYYYTNLSSKISNTSFDVSIIDTNFYKNVNLTDEYKDMFKNFISYINIQDITEDSTKTFNKEAYRIHVKFSDGSKYLIKVIDKETILLNPEDGRYSEDIISMKNIPVRYNLYDLCTNLLNMPLKIS; translated from the coding sequence TTGAAAAAATTAATAATATTTATATGTTCTTTCTTTATTTTTATACTTTTTTCATCATGTGCTATTCCTAATATATATACTATAAACACAAAACCTAGTCCCAATTATTACTATACTAACCTAAGTAGTAAAATTTCAAATACTAGTTTTGATGTATCTATAATCGATACAAATTTTTATAAAAATGTAAACTTAACAGATGAATATAAAGATATGTTTAAGAACTTTATTTCTTATATTAATATCCAAGATATAACAGAAGACTCTACAAAAACATTTAATAAAGAAGCTTATAGGATTCATGTAAAATTTAGTGATGGTTCTAAATATCTTATTAAAGTAATAGATAAAGAAACTATTCTTCTAAATCCTGAAGATGGACGTTACTCAGAAGATATTATTTCAATGAAGAATATTCCAGTAAGATACAATCTTTACGATTTATGCACTAATTTATTAAATATGCCGCTTAAAATATCATAA
- a CDS encoding PHP domain-containing protein has product MEKCDFHIHTIYSDGLLSPSEIILLSDERNQKYIAITDHDTTEGLDDAINLSKNANVKLIPGIELSTSYKDKSVHILGFFKKDSYKNKDLNSKLTELQNYRVIRAKKIVQKLKDEFNIIISVEKLLKNSKDTVARPNIAREIINAGYPYTHEYIFNNFIGENCKAYVRTKKINTKDGINFLKDNGAVVFLAHPKLIHKEYLQEVLKLHFDGIEAIYSQNTNEENSYFIDYAKKNNLLISCGSDFHGNPTKDKKHGDLGCVELSRDDLNKFLSALDIK; this is encoded by the coding sequence ATGGAAAAATGCGATTTTCACATTCATACGATTTATTCAGATGGACTTTTATCTCCCTCTGAAATAATTTTGCTGTCAGATGAGCGTAATCAAAAATATATAGCTATAACTGACCATGACACTACAGAAGGCCTTGATGATGCAATTAATCTTTCAAAGAATGCTAACGTGAAGCTTATCCCAGGAATAGAGCTTTCTACATCATATAAAGATAAAAGTGTTCATATACTCGGCTTTTTTAAAAAAGATTCATATAAAAATAAGGACTTAAATTCTAAATTAACCGAGCTTCAAAATTATAGAGTTATTCGTGCAAAAAAAATAGTTCAAAAACTTAAAGATGAATTTAATATTATCATAAGCGTAGAAAAACTTCTTAAAAATTCAAAAGATACAGTTGCACGTCCCAATATTGCAAGAGAAATTATTAATGCAGGATACCCATATACACATGAATATATATTTAATAATTTTATTGGTGAAAATTGCAAAGCTTATGTAAGAACAAAAAAAATAAATACTAAGGATGGAATAAACTTTTTAAAAGATAATGGTGCAGTTGTTTTTCTCGCTCATCCAAAACTTATACATAAGGAATATCTACAAGAAGTTTTAAAGCTACATTTTGATGGTATAGAAGCTATATATTCTCAAAATACAAACGAAGAAAATAGTTATTTTATTGACTATGCAAAGAAAAATAATTTACTTATTTCCTGTGGCTCTGATTTTCATGGTAATCCCACTAAAGATAAAAAGCATGGAGATCTTGGATGTGTTGAACTTTCTAGAGATGATTTAAATAAATTTTTAAGTGCCTTAGATATTAAATAA